AGTGTCCTAAAAATCAGAGACTTCTCTTTAGTCTGTCTTTCCTTCATTTTGATAGTGTATAGCATTGTTTACATTGTATTTCATAATGAGGTAATCCAAAAATAAGGTAAAgttattacattacatatattttgatactcagattaggttactgattaaaacatttgttttacaggtaactagttattttaatgtattacgTATTTTAAGTTACCCTTTCAACCCTGGTTATCCACTAGTTTTGATTAATGGCTTTGTTTGGATAATCatatatcttttaaaatgaGAAGATTCAGATCTTAAGATAATTAGCTTGCTGACAATAATTAGATTTAGTATTGTAACCAGTCACTTGTtaatcagtggtgtaaagtaactaagtacattaattcaagtactgtacttatgtacaattttgaggtacttgctactttgtacttctactccactacaattcagaggtaaatatggTACTTTTACCatactccactatatttatttaatgcctttagttactgttgttttatattctgaaatataatcaacccttaaataaGATTTTACACCTGCattaaattcacaagctactgTGTGAAGTACACAAAGAAATTAAACCTAGCTGcatctttaccagctttgataacgcTTAAATGCaccaataatattaaataacaatgtGAGTTCGGGGTGTTATTTATCATTAACAATTTAGTATAATAATAACCAGTCACTTGTTAAATAATACTGTGAGCTCGCTGTGTTTTGCTAGCACTGTTTAGCTAACAAGCAGCTGTCAGTCTCTTACCTTGTGCGATCACAGCCGAAAGCCTTAAAACATCCGaaagatataaaacaaataataaaacatgcgAGATGTGAAGCTTATTTAAAATAGCCGTCATATTTTTCGATGTCAGCCTGATGCAAATATGAACGGTTATCACGACATGGTGCTATTTTTCAGCTCTTAGGAAACAATATTCCGAGCGGTGGcggaagaaaataaatgtaacacaaCCGGATATTCAGACATCCATGCTTCCGGagacagaaatatttttttaccagGAAATAACTCTCTTAAAAAATCCATGaggaatacatatttatatctaCCATTTGCTGCGTGTATCTATTTAAACTGGGCATGAAAAAAAAGCCCAGTTTAAATAGATACAAGCAATGCCCAAAAACCTCAAATATCATTGTAATGTCAGATGGAGGGAGAAGGGGAATCAGATTTAACCAGTGAAATACAGTCTGTAACCGTTGACCTAACTAAACTGTCTTATAACATAGTGTTAGACAAGTTATTGCATGTCGTCACATGACGTGAATGGATTTTCAACAATTGATTCATGTGTGCCTTATTTTGTATCCtctacttttttatatttggtgtttgtttcatgaacatacagtggtatgcaaaagtttgggcaccccttaggaaaaccactgcatcagtttgtcacttgctgagcttttgaagcagcaacttcattttaacatatgttataccttatggtaacagaaacatctcagtagtgaaataacttttattggtcaaacagaaacatgtttatgtgcattcaaacaaaaataggcatgtgcataaatttgggcacccctaagaaataattccattaatattagtattgcctccttttgctgcaataacggcctgtagacgcctcctgtagccacagacaagtcccttaagcctggcaggtggtattttggcccattcttccacacaaaacgtctccagttcagtcaggtttcttggcctccgtgcatggacagccttcttcaaataaatccatacattttcaatgatgttaaggtctggggactgggatggccattccagaacattgtacctgtgcttctgcatgaattccttggtggattttgatcggtgcttaggatcattgtcctgctgaaaaatccaaccccggcgtagcttcaactttgtgactgactctagaacattcttgtcaagaatctcctggtactgtaaggaattcatgtggccctcaactttaacaagttttccagtacctgtgctagccacacagccccataacatgatagatcctccaccaaattttacagtgggcaacaagttcttttcattgaatgcagtgtgtttttttcgccatgcatacctgttcatgttatgaccaaataactcaatcttggtctcatctgaccacagtattttgttccaaaatgcttctggcttgtccagatgtgcttttgcatacctcatgcgactcttcttgtgattaacactcaggaaaggctttttgcacatcacccttccaatgagctcttcctggtgcaaagtacgctggattgtggaacggtgaacaactacaccatcagcagccagatgttgttgtagttctctggaggtggtctgtggcttctctgtgaccattttcaccatccttcgcctgtgcctttcccctatttttgtcggcctaccacatctttccttcacacggactgttcctgtggccttccatttcacaactacgtttctgactgtggagacagacagtttaaacctgtcagataattttttgtacccttctcctaatttataatgttggattatcttagctttcaggtcagtggagagttgttttgaggtccccatcttgccactccctaagaaagaacctaggccaggcacagccagctattacctatgttaaatagcctttttcatgattggttccacctgtctttgtaattgaaggtctaatgagctaatcaaagcaattttgtgcagcaacctgtcagctataaatccgtacaggtgttgaaatgaatgctatttataagggtgcccaaacttttgcacatcccattttttgcattttattttattataataaaactatgtaatgctaccctaagaattttggtctggaaaacactaaaacgtctacatctttgtaggaaaacaaatgttgttgctgtgatcttctattataaaggaaaagcaaattgtcatgaaatctcagaggggtgcccaaacttttgcataccactgtattgTTATGTTAAGTGGTTTTGACATGGATGTGCTTGTAAATGTGGTTGACGTGATTTCTAGATATGTAAAGATCTTGTTTAACCTTTTAAGATACGTAGTTTTTGTTGGATCTGACAGGCAGACTAACTAAAGGGTTAAAGACGGATTGCTACTCTTAAACCACTCCTTGGAATGAAGGcctatacccccccccccccccccccacacacacacacacacacacacacacacaactatttACTGGCTAGGCATGGCTCGTGCTCAAAGTCTACACAGCTCAGAGGTTGTTCCTCCCCTTACACCGATTTGACGGTTTAAAGATGAGTGTGAGAACCATGTGGTGACATGTAAGTGCTGAAAAGCCCATACACTGTAGATCAGTGATTCATCATCAAGGAAATGAGCAAAGCTTTTTTCTgcaaaaagaaagtgaaacttCCTGACATTCAATGTTGTGGAGAAGAAATGGCGCAGCAAGTGAGTCTGGGGCGAGAAAAACTGAGCTGTTTGATCTGTCTGGATATTTTAAAGGATCCCGTAACTATTCCCTGCGGGCATAGTTATTGCATGAGCTGTATTAAAGACTGCTGGGGTAAGGACAATGAGGACAAAACATACAGCTGCCCGCAGTGCAGGCATAGCTTCAAACCAAGGCCTGCTCTGGAGAAAAGTACCGTGCTTGCAGAGTTATTGGAGGAATTGAAGGAAGCAGGGCTTCAAGATTTTTCCCCTGATCTTTCCATTGCAAAACCTGGAGATGTTGCGTGTGATCTCTGCTCGGGGGTAAAGCTGAAAGCCTTCAAGTCCTGTCTGGTGTGTATGGCCTCTTTTTGTGAGCAACACCTCCAACCTCACTTCTATGTAGCtccattaaagaaacacaagttGGTTGAAGCCACCTCAAAGCTTCAGGAGAACATCTGCTCTCGTCATGATGAGGTGATGAAGATTTTCTGCCGCACTGATCAGCAGTGCATCTGTTATCTCTGCTCCATGGATGACCACAAAGGCCATGACATCGTCtccgctgcagcagagagggctGACAGGCAGAAGGAGCTTGGGGTGAGTCGAGAAAAAGTCCAACAGAGAGCccaggacagagagaaagatgtCAAGGTGCTTCAACAGAGGGTGGAGGCTATCAATCGCACTGCTGATGAATCAGTGAGGGACAGTGAGAAGATCTTCACTGAGTTAATTAATCTCATTGAGAAAAGAAGCGCTGGGGTGAAGCAGAAGATCAGATCCCAGCAGAAAACTCAAGTGAGTCAAGCTCAAGAGCTTGAGGAGAAGCTACAGGAGGAAATcactgagctgcagaggaaagaTGCTAAGCTGCTGCAACTCTCTCACACTGAGGACCACTTGCATTTCCTAAACCACTACCCCTCATTGTCACGTCTGAGTGAGTCTGAAGACTTACCCAGCATTGATATCTGTCCTCTGCGCTTATTTGAGGATGTGACCGCGGCAGTGTCAAAGGGCAGAGATAAACTGCAGGTTGTTGTGACTGAGGAATGGGAAAACATCTCTCTGGCAGTGACTGAAGTAAATGTTTTATGGACTCAATCAGAGCCCAGAACCAGAGCTGAATTCAGGAAATATTCTCGTCAAATCACATTGGATCCAAATACAGCAAACAGGCGGTTGTCACTGAGTGACGGTAACAGAAAAGCAACATTAATGAAAGTAAATCAGTCATATTCTGCTCATCCAGACAGATTTGATGAAATATGGCAAGTCCTAAGTAGAGAGGGTCTAACTGGGCGATGTTACTGGGAGGTAGAGGTGAGCGGGAAAGCTTTTATAACAGTTGCATACAAGGATATTAACAGAACAGGGACACTTAAGGAAAGTGGGTTTGGATATAATAACAAATCTTGGGCATTAGATTGTTACCCTGGTGGTAAATATAAATTCTTCCATAGCAATATTTCTACTTCCGTCTCAGGCCCTCAGTCCTCCAGAATAGGAGTGTACCTGGATCACAGAGAAGGTACCCTCTCTTACTACAGCATCTCTGACACCATGACCCTCCTCCACAGGGAGCAGACCACCTTCACTCAGCCTCTCTATCCTGGATTTTGGCTTCTAAGTACAGTTGGTGGAACAGTTGAGTTGCTGAAGTAGACAGACTTTTAAAAATTGACTCATCTCTGTACAGTTAAGGTTGAGGTGTGTCTGCACTCTGAGAGCAAACtatgattttgtgttttagattttttgtcTGTGTAGTTCTCTTTTTATTTCGATAAAAcaatcttgtttttattgttttattttctattacaTAATTAGTTTGGAAAAATACTACATTTGCAAagtctttattttgattttatataAACAGGCGTTattatgtaaaagaaaaaagtgtcatctatgtatacatgtatttggttttctgtctgtctgtcaaatCAATCTTGtaactttttgttgttgttgaaccaTATCTTcataatatgtataatataattTAGTATGCTACATATTGGTGTCTGTACTGCATACTATGTTGCTCTTCATCTGTCTTTACATTGTAACTggttttatcatttataaaaagtatATGTACGAAAccttacaaataaatatcacCAAACAACTATTATTAAATTACTTGAAAAGAGTCAGATAAACCCTATTTGTGAAATGCTGGTTCTTTTgcaaaggaaaacatttcaagacAATATTTCAGAGTGtgttattttctgatttattacaCAACCTTTGAACATTCCAGAACAATCATGCAGGAATAAAATCGGAATTATAGAAAGCTTTACAGGCTTCACATTGTCTCAAAAACACTCGATATGTGAGTAAAGATTTTGGGAAATCATCATCTACAGACAACATACCATGTGTTGCTTTATTGCTGAAGATGGTGAGAGGAGTAAATCACtccaaaaacaataaaggaaaaaggaaatataaaataaagtatgaatTCCTGTGCACTGATTTAACCTACAGCTAAATTTGACAGGAATTACTATAAATTAGGCATAATAGTGAGTCTACCAACTTTGATAAACATCCTTCTCTTATCCCATTTGTGTTGTCCTCCTTAGAGAGTCCTTATCCAAAATGTCCATTCTGTCCATAAGGTACAGAAAACCCaagaaacatactgtatgttcctACACCTCATCG
This Eleginops maclovinus isolate JMC-PN-2008 ecotype Puerto Natales chromosome 11, JC_Emac_rtc_rv5, whole genome shotgun sequence DNA region includes the following protein-coding sequences:
- the LOC134871961 gene encoding tripartite motif-containing protein 16-like, whose product is MSKAFFCKKKVKLPDIQCCGEEMAQQVSLGREKLSCLICLDILKDPVTIPCGHSYCMSCIKDCWGKDNEDKTYSCPQCRHSFKPRPALEKSTVLAELLEELKEAGLQDFSPDLSIAKPGDVACDLCSGVKLKAFKSCLVCMASFCEQHLQPHFYVAPLKKHKLVEATSKLQENICSRHDEVMKIFCRTDQQCICYLCSMDDHKGHDIVSAAAERADRQKELGVSREKVQQRAQDREKDVKVLQQRVEAINRTADESVRDSEKIFTELINLIEKRSAGVKQKIRSQQKTQVSQAQELEEKLQEEITELQRKDAKLLQLSHTEDHLHFLNHYPSLSRLSESEDLPSIDICPLRLFEDVTAAVSKGRDKLQVVVTEEWENISLAVTEVNVLWTQSEPRTRAEFRKYSRQITLDPNTANRRLSLSDGNRKATLMKVNQSYSAHPDRFDEIWQVLSREGLTGRCYWEVEVSGKAFITVAYKDINRTGTLKESGFGYNNKSWALDCYPGGKYKFFHSNISTSVSGPQSSRIGVYLDHREGTLSYYSISDTMTLLHREQTTFTQPLYPGFWLLSTVGGTVELLK